In a genomic window of Drosophila takahashii strain IR98-3 E-12201 chromosome 3L, DtakHiC1v2, whole genome shotgun sequence:
- the LOC108066644 gene encoding uncharacterized protein has product MLSTHHLAVIMAVLFCYLQFQATVVARTFTPARTHQGRYNHSTGYNQHGNKNYTRAVASPNWIVPANHQPAYQAPGFSAPPQNHQPAYQAPGYSAPHQNRTQGFYGVPAQTASVPSGWVVGSSNQQQPGGILPSGWFQGNPSQPQGQIGTPAQVFGKGNATVYPAYNQTVAHGKPYSSPYGNLSI; this is encoded by the exons ATGCTGTCGACACATCACTTGGCCGTAATCATGG CTGTGCTTTTTTGTTATCTGCAATTCCAGGCTACGGTAGTAGCCAGAACATTTACGCCCGCTCGCACCCACCAAGGGCGATATAATCACTCGACCGGATATAATCAACATGGAAACAAAAACTATACCCGCGCTGTAGCATCGCCCAATTGGATTGTGCCAGCGAATCACCAACCCGCTTACCAGGCTCCCGGATTTTCAGCACCTCCTCAGAATCACCAACCCGCTTACCAGGCTCCCGGATATTCAGCACCCCACCAGAATCGAACTCAGGGCTTTTACGGAGTCCCAGCTCAAACTGCATCTGTGCCAAGTGGTTGGGTGGTAGGCAGCAGTAATCAGCAGCAGCCAGGAGGAATCCTTCCATCTGGTTGGTTCCAAGGAAACCCATCCCAACCTCAGGGTCAGATCGGCACACCAGCACAGGTCTTTGGCAAAGGCAATGCGACCGTTTATCCAGCCTACAATCAAACAGTAGCCCATGGCAAGCCCTACTCCAGTCCTTATGGAAACCTTtctatctaa
- the LOC108066637 gene encoding uncharacterized protein, with product MEPAKVIGKLKEQVRMEHRSRRNYPKVWTQISDKQTNRFYHQDEIDSQLSNQLKLKDLSSFLHNNEGESRFVSPEMYKNLLAVCRCGRLRQGHHMGKCLQRALSPDYDRSIVKKNNQDSDAAPLSVPCTSNSSIGYVGNSKSYQKLERSMQYVSPTYSMPGPRVTAVPYNNIIIG from the exons ATGGAGCCAGCTAAAGTAATTGGAAAACT aaaggaGCAAGTGCGTATGGAGCACAGGTCTCGACGTAATTACCCAAAAGTCTGGACCCAAATCTCAGACAAACAAACTAACAGGTTCTACCACCAAGATGAGATTGATTCTCAATTAAGTAACCAGCTAAAACTTAAGG ACCTGAGCTCTTTCCTGCACAACAACGAAGGCGAATCGCGTTTCGTATCCCCGGAGATGTACAAAAACCTATTGGCTGTCTGCCGTTGTGGTCGATTACGGCAAGGCCATCATATGGGCAAGTGCCTACAGAGAGCATTGAGTCCCGATTATGATAGATCCATagttaagaaaaataatcaaGATTCGGATGCCGCACCATTAAGTGTACCTTGCACATCAAATT CAAGCATTGGCTACGTTGGGAACTCGAAAAGCTACCAAAAGCTAGAGCGTTCTATGCAGTATGTTTCTCCCACCTACTCAATGCCTGGGCCTCGAGTAACAGCAGTcccatataataatattattatcggCTAA
- the LOC108066670 gene encoding uncharacterized protein — protein MCSNWYSIMILACLSQLGAAQGPLIFQTSSNPLDNAASTTSRPIFSASSSNLVLVNNVRIPGAITPFVTAPAPTQEFLNCFGSCPTTSQYSPICGSNMQQYMNEQKFNCARFCGADIQIVRRGSCEGLFAMTRG, from the exons ATGTGCAGTAACTGGTATTCAATAATGATTTTGGCTTGCTTAAGTCAGTTGGGAGCGGCCCAGGGACCACTTATTTTCCAAACATCAAGTAACCCATTGGATAATGCCGCATCAACGACGTCAAGGCCAATTTTCTCGGCCAGCTCCTCCAACTTGGTGCTGGTCAATAACGTTAGAATTCCCGGAGCAATCACACCATTCGTAACAGCACCGGCCCCAACTCAGGAATTTCTTAATTGTTTTGGTAGCTGCCCCACGACATCGCAGTATAGTCCAATTTGTGGCAGCAATATGCAGCAATACATGAACGAGCAGAAATTTAACTGTGCTCGCTTCTGTGGAGCAG ACATACAAATAGTTCGGCGTGGCAGTTGCGAGGGTCTTTTTGCGATGACCCGCGGTTGA